The following are encoded together in the Arcticibacterium luteifluviistationis genome:
- a CDS encoding glycosyltransferase, with protein sequence MVNTSDSQGGAAIACRRLIEAFEEYQNGVEVSLLVLHKTQENKPKAFKTGRYLNFLLEKIHFLFYEKSKKERFAFSTAKFGTDISKHPLVLEADIIHLHWINQGFLSLKNIENLLSQGKKVFWTFHDMWPMTGGCHHSYECLNYIHSCGNCEAFLRKPAANDLSNVILTKKLNWLDRDKINVISPSFWMEQRIKKSSLFKESPYTRIPNTVNGKVFKPQNIKKETGVIRILFAAVSIENYFKGFQLFMRVVSELKHPNKEIIIMIAGKVSEENLSSLPHKYELLGVINSEIEMSAAYNKADVFVSASKSESFSYTCLEAALCGTPVIAYETGEIPVFIKHKSNGFLVKDYSDNAFLDAFNWFFNNNSSTDNNKINLDEYTYESVSKQTLKAYKNAV encoded by the coding sequence ATGGTAAACACAAGCGACTCGCAAGGAGGTGCTGCCATAGCTTGTCGCAGATTAATTGAAGCTTTTGAAGAGTACCAAAACGGCGTAGAAGTTAGCCTGCTGGTGCTTCATAAAACGCAGGAAAATAAACCCAAAGCTTTTAAAACAGGAAGATATTTAAACTTCCTGCTAGAAAAAATACATTTCTTGTTTTATGAGAAATCGAAAAAAGAGCGTTTTGCTTTTTCCACCGCTAAATTTGGAACAGACATTTCAAAACACCCTCTTGTTTTAGAGGCTGACATCATTCACTTGCACTGGATAAATCAAGGGTTTCTCTCTTTAAAAAACATCGAGAATTTACTCTCACAGGGGAAAAAAGTTTTCTGGACTTTTCATGACATGTGGCCCATGACTGGCGGTTGTCATCATTCTTATGAATGCCTAAACTATATACACTCATGCGGCAATTGTGAGGCTTTCTTAAGAAAACCCGCTGCAAATGACTTGTCAAATGTTATACTGACTAAGAAACTAAACTGGCTAGACAGAGATAAAATCAACGTTATTTCTCCCAGCTTCTGGATGGAACAAAGAATTAAAAAGAGCTCTCTTTTTAAAGAAAGCCCTTACACCCGAATACCAAACACGGTGAACGGAAAAGTCTTTAAACCACAAAATATTAAAAAAGAAACTGGAGTCATTAGAATACTCTTTGCCGCTGTAAGCATCGAAAACTATTTCAAGGGTTTTCAGCTTTTCATGCGTGTAGTATCTGAATTAAAACACCCGAACAAAGAAATAATCATCATGATTGCGGGGAAGGTTTCAGAAGAAAACTTAAGTTCACTTCCTCATAAATACGAACTACTTGGTGTTATAAACTCCGAAATTGAAATGTCTGCCGCTTATAATAAGGCTGATGTTTTTGTTTCTGCTTCTAAAAGTGAATCCTTTTCTTATACTTGCCTAGAAGCCGCTCTTTGTGGCACACCTGTGATTGCCTATGAAACTGGCGAAATTCCTGTTTTCATAAAGCATAAGAGCAACGGATTTTTGGTAAAGGACTATTCTGACAATGCCTTCTTAGATGCGTTTAATTGGTTTTTCAATAACAACAGCTCTACGGATAATAATAAAATTAACCTTGATGAATACACTTATGAATCTGTTTCTAAACAAACTCTAAAAGCTTATAAAAATGCTGTCTGA
- a CDS encoding FkbM family methyltransferase — protein sequence MLSEFFTQLLSFSFGKKSFQAFYKKLYSLSLRGMNYGIVDSGEENVLKILSLELSKSNVPLVLFDIGANVGTYTQTLLKNFPKNSRIFSFEPSKKTFQELKKNIGAEEINLFNVGLGERPESINLYSTDNNSTLASAYQRTSDENETLNIEKIEIITLDNFCQDNNIDNIDFMKVDVEGYEINVFKGASESLSNKIIKTIQFEFGGTQIQARVFLKDFYDLLSPNYILFRILKDGLEPIEKYNERLENFNYSNYLAILKK from the coding sequence ATGCTGTCTGAATTTTTCACACAATTGTTGTCATTTAGTTTTGGCAAAAAGAGCTTTCAAGCTTTCTACAAAAAACTTTACAGCCTTAGCCTTAGAGGGATGAACTATGGAATTGTAGATAGTGGCGAAGAGAATGTTTTAAAAATTCTATCCCTTGAACTCTCCAAATCTAATGTGCCTCTGGTTCTTTTTGACATAGGAGCAAATGTGGGAACATACACCCAAACGCTTTTAAAAAACTTCCCAAAGAACTCAAGAATATTCAGTTTTGAACCTTCAAAAAAAACCTTTCAAGAGCTAAAAAAGAATATTGGTGCTGAAGAAATAAACCTTTTCAATGTTGGCTTGGGAGAAAGACCCGAAAGCATAAACCTATACTCTACTGACAACAATAGTACCTTGGCTTCTGCCTACCAAAGAACAAGTGACGAGAACGAAACCTTAAATATTGAGAAAATAGAAATTATCACTTTAGACAATTTTTGTCAAGACAACAATATTGACAATATTGACTTCATGAAGGTTGACGTAGAGGGTTATGAAATCAATGTATTTAAAGGAGCCTCAGAATCATTGTCTAATAAAATAATTAAAACTATCCAATTTGAATTCGGTGGAACTCAAATTCAAGCAAGAGTTTTCTTAAAAGACTTTTACGACCTTTTATCTCCCAACTATATTCTATTCAGAATTCTTAAAGATGGTTTAGAGCCAATCGAGAAATATAATGAACGACTAGAAAACTTTAATTATTCTAATTATCTCGCCATCTTAAAAAAATGA
- a CDS encoding DUF268 domain-containing protein: MKRIIKLTKFALAYLGFYPDQLFENIKQFPSFIKELGDFKKSFKGKYTDWKFSYYPILTDKKDQSGKARGQYFYQDLFVAGLIYKADPKRHIDIGSRIDGFIAHLACFRKVDVMDIRPLNSNIQNVNFIQADLMKPAADLKDSTDSLSCLHTIEHFGLGRYGDDIDPDGHLKGLESMYQILQKGGTFYFSTQIGPSMVAFNAHRVFSVSYLLSLFETKYELLSFSYIDDNDVLHQKVELTEQGLANNFNCKLGCGIFELKKL; the protein is encoded by the coding sequence ATGAAAAGAATAATAAAACTTACCAAATTCGCTTTAGCCTACTTAGGATTCTATCCCGATCAACTCTTCGAAAACATAAAACAATTTCCCTCTTTTATAAAAGAGTTAGGCGATTTTAAAAAAAGTTTCAAAGGAAAATACACCGATTGGAAATTTAGCTACTACCCTATTCTTACAGACAAAAAAGACCAAAGCGGTAAAGCCAGGGGCCAGTACTTCTACCAAGATTTATTTGTGGCAGGCTTAATTTATAAAGCTGACCCAAAAAGGCACATTGATATTGGTTCTAGAATAGACGGTTTTATTGCCCATTTGGCATGCTTTAGAAAAGTAGACGTTATGGACATCAGACCTCTAAATTCTAATATCCAAAATGTTAATTTTATTCAGGCCGACTTAATGAAACCTGCTGCCGACTTAAAAGACAGCACAGATTCTCTTTCTTGTTTACATACCATAGAACATTTTGGGCTTGGAAGGTATGGAGACGACATTGACCCTGATGGTCATTTGAAAGGACTTGAAAGTATGTATCAAATCTTACAAAAGGGTGGTACGTTTTACTTTTCTACTCAAATTGGGCCATCTATGGTGGCCTTTAATGCTCATCGAGTTTTCAGCGTATCATATCTCTTATCTCTATTTGAGACAAAATATGAGCTTCTCAGCTTTTCATACATTGATGATAATGACGTCTTGCATCAGAAAGTAGAATTGACAGAACAAGGTTTGGCTAATAATTTCAACTGTAAATTGGGCTGTGGTATTTTTGAGCTTAAAAAGTTATGA
- a CDS encoding oligosaccharide flippase family protein, with product MTIIKRQTILGTIYSYAGVLVGTFTQAFLIPNFLTVEQNGLLAMLMSWMFILVFIASLGFNSAGIKYFNFFRNAEKKHQGYLFNGLVVFLVGMVLCTLALIVFKEQIVKSSVGDNTLFKEYFFYIIPITAFVALFNLFDNYAKGLYDTVRGNVLSQFLQRFLILLAVLTFIFEWVNFDRFVLLWAIGISIPTILMFVHITNLEGFSLKPSSHFLKSDFKTEFFRFASFSVLTGLSSIVITKLDTLMVYDYLGLGQTGIYNTCLLFGSVMTISYNVSMKASTAIVLDAMKENDFDKIQTIFTKSSMTQLIFGTGLLMLVWVNVDVLFSFIKPEYAAGKYVLLIIGLAKLYDLASGINSLILAYSKYYKLDSLLVLTFVGLLLLLNHVLIPRFGLNGAAAAAFLSIVYYNSARNYLIWRFFKVHPYNWKLLYVVLVGVGLMLVGYLLPVFTGNALEKFFTLTYSSALLGGGYLFVIYKMNFSPDLNSIVDNLLKKVS from the coding sequence ATGACAATTATAAAAAGGCAAACGATTCTTGGCACCATCTATTCCTACGCTGGTGTGTTGGTAGGGACTTTTACACAAGCCTTTCTTATTCCTAACTTTTTAACGGTGGAGCAAAATGGTCTTTTGGCCATGTTGATGAGCTGGATGTTTATTTTGGTGTTTATTGCTAGTTTGGGTTTTAATAGTGCAGGTATTAAATATTTTAATTTTTTCAGGAACGCGGAAAAGAAGCATCAAGGCTATCTTTTTAATGGGTTAGTGGTGTTTTTAGTTGGGATGGTACTTTGTACCTTAGCCTTGATTGTTTTTAAAGAGCAAATAGTTAAGTCTTCTGTTGGCGACAATACTCTTTTTAAAGAGTATTTCTTTTACATTATTCCTATAACGGCCTTTGTGGCTTTGTTTAATCTCTTTGACAATTATGCCAAAGGGCTTTATGACACCGTAAGAGGAAATGTTTTAAGTCAATTTTTGCAACGATTTTTGATTCTATTGGCTGTACTAACATTTATTTTCGAATGGGTAAATTTTGATCGTTTTGTTCTTTTATGGGCAATAGGCATTTCAATTCCCACGATACTGATGTTTGTTCATATTACAAACCTAGAAGGCTTCTCATTAAAGCCGAGTTCTCATTTTTTGAAGTCAGATTTTAAGACGGAGTTTTTTCGTTTTGCTAGCTTTAGTGTACTTACGGGCTTGTCTTCTATTGTGATTACAAAGCTTGATACTTTGATGGTTTACGATTACTTGGGGCTGGGTCAAACTGGAATATATAACACCTGTTTGCTTTTTGGCAGCGTAATGACCATCTCGTATAATGTTAGTATGAAAGCTTCTACTGCCATTGTGCTAGATGCCATGAAAGAGAACGATTTTGATAAAATTCAAACGATATTTACAAAAAGCAGCATGACTCAGCTGATTTTTGGAACAGGCCTTTTGATGCTTGTTTGGGTAAATGTAGATGTATTGTTTTCTTTTATTAAACCAGAATATGCGGCAGGGAAATATGTCCTTCTAATCATTGGTCTTGCTAAGCTTTACGACTTAGCTTCAGGAATAAATTCTTTGATTTTAGCTTACTCTAAATATTATAAATTAGACTCTCTTTTAGTCCTAACTTTTGTGGGCTTGCTCTTGCTGCTTAACCATGTTCTAATTCCTAGGTTTGGCTTAAATGGTGCTGCTGCTGCGGCGTTCTTGTCAATTGTCTATTATAATTCTGCTCGAAACTACCTCATTTGGCGGTTTTTCAAGGTGCATCCCTATAATTGGAAGCTGCTTTATGTTGTGCTTGTTGGCGTAGGTTTGATGTTAGTGGGTTACTTATTACCTGTTTTTACTGGCAATGCTTTAGAAAAGTTTTTTACACTAACTTATAGCTCTGCCTTATTGGGAGGGGGGTATCTTTTTGTGATTTATAAAATGAACTTTTCGCCAGATTTAAACAGTATAGTGGATAATTTACTAAAGAAAGTATCATAA
- a CDS encoding sugar transferase, which produces MINLGAPISPNNLPAPIIIFCYNRANHLQQTLEALKNNALAEESDLYIFSDAPKGVEEQENVNKVRQLVQNISGFKTINISLAKKNKGLASSIIDGVNSVINIHKRVIVLEDDILVSNDFLSFMNDALDTYIGHEKIYSVSGYSFKLEDLQINEEVSLVKRASSWGWATWKEKWDKVDWDVKEFESFINNKERVEAFKDAGEDQLPMLVKQRKGEIDSWAVRWTFHHYLNNAYCLIPRFSKIENIGADGSGTNFKHKVSKYDTTLHIGSINLPQNPEVNPKITSFIRNYYKPSLIRQIINYYRYGTW; this is translated from the coding sequence TTGATAAATTTGGGTGCACCCATATCTCCTAATAATTTGCCTGCTCCAATTATAATTTTTTGCTACAATCGAGCCAATCATCTACAACAGACGCTTGAGGCTCTCAAAAATAATGCTTTAGCGGAAGAATCTGATTTATATATCTTTTCAGATGCTCCCAAAGGTGTAGAAGAGCAAGAAAATGTAAACAAAGTAAGACAGCTGGTTCAGAATATCAGTGGCTTTAAAACTATCAATATTAGCCTAGCTAAAAAAAACAAGGGACTTGCAAGCTCTATCATTGACGGAGTAAACTCTGTAATTAATATTCACAAGAGAGTCATTGTTCTTGAAGATGATATTCTGGTCAGTAATGATTTCTTGTCATTTATGAATGATGCATTGGATACATATATTGGCCATGAAAAAATTTATTCTGTCTCAGGTTATTCTTTCAAACTGGAGGATTTACAAATAAATGAGGAAGTGTCTTTAGTCAAAAGGGCTTCTTCATGGGGCTGGGCTACATGGAAAGAGAAATGGGATAAGGTGGATTGGGATGTAAAAGAGTTTGAAAGTTTCATCAACAATAAAGAGAGAGTAGAAGCTTTTAAAGACGCAGGAGAAGACCAATTACCCATGCTGGTCAAACAAAGAAAAGGGGAAATTGACTCTTGGGCGGTCAGATGGACTTTCCATCATTATCTTAATAATGCTTATTGTCTTATTCCTCGTTTCTCTAAAATTGAAAATATAGGAGCAGATGGTTCAGGAACAAACTTCAAACACAAGGTCTCAAAATATGATACGACACTGCATATTGGAAGCATAAACCTTCCTCAGAATCCTGAAGTTAACCCAAAGATTACCTCATTTATTAGAAACTATTATAAACCCAGCCTTATCAGGCAAATTATTAATTACTATCGATACGGCACATGGTAG
- the lpdA gene encoding dihydrolipoyl dehydrogenase, which produces MAQYDVVILGSGPGGYVTAIRASQLGMKVAVIEKENLGGICLNWGCIPTKALLKSAQVFNYIQHAEDYGIKVSKAEADFNAVIDRSRGVADGMSKGVQFLMKKNKIDVIDGYGKVQTGKKVEVTAADGTVSTIEGKSIIIATGARARELPNVPIDGEKVIEYRKAMSLKEQPKSMLVIGSGAIGVEFAYVYASMGTKVTIVEFMPRIVPVEDADVSKELAKQYKKMGIDILTNSSVEKVDISGKGCKSTIKTKDGEVVIESDVVLSAAGIAANIENIGLEEVGIATDKGKILVNEFYETNMPGYFAIGDVTPGPALAHVASAEGIICVEQLAGHHPLPLDYGNIPGCTYCSPEIASVGYTEEQAKEAGYEIKVGKFPFTASGKAKAGGVPEGFVKVIFDAKYGEWLGCHMIGSNVTEMIAEAVVARKLETTGMDIVKSVHPHPTMSEAIMEAAAAAYGEVIHL; this is translated from the coding sequence ATGGCACAATATGACGTGGTGATTTTGGGTTCTGGCCCTGGTGGATATGTAACAGCTATTAGAGCATCTCAATTAGGGATGAAAGTGGCCGTAATTGAGAAAGAAAACCTAGGCGGAATTTGCTTAAACTGGGGATGTATCCCTACTAAAGCTCTTTTGAAGTCTGCTCAAGTTTTTAACTATATACAGCATGCAGAAGACTATGGTATTAAAGTTTCTAAGGCTGAGGCCGACTTTAATGCGGTAATTGATAGGTCTAGAGGCGTGGCCGATGGCATGAGCAAGGGCGTTCAGTTCTTGATGAAAAAGAACAAAATTGACGTCATAGACGGTTACGGTAAAGTTCAAACTGGTAAAAAGGTTGAGGTTACTGCCGCTGATGGCACTGTTTCTACCATAGAAGGTAAAAGCATTATTATTGCTACAGGTGCTAGAGCACGTGAGCTTCCTAATGTGCCTATTGACGGAGAAAAAGTTATAGAATATAGAAAGGCTATGAGCCTTAAAGAGCAACCTAAATCAATGCTTGTTATTGGTTCTGGTGCTATTGGTGTTGAGTTTGCATATGTTTATGCAAGCATGGGTACTAAGGTGACTATCGTTGAGTTTATGCCAAGAATTGTTCCTGTAGAAGATGCTGACGTGTCTAAGGAATTGGCGAAGCAATACAAAAAGATGGGCATCGATATTCTAACCAACTCTTCTGTAGAGAAAGTAGATATCTCTGGAAAAGGCTGTAAATCTACCATCAAAACTAAAGATGGCGAAGTAGTAATAGAGTCTGATGTAGTTCTTTCTGCTGCTGGAATTGCTGCTAATATTGAAAATATCGGTCTTGAAGAAGTAGGAATAGCCACAGATAAGGGCAAGATTTTAGTAAACGAATTTTACGAAACTAACATGCCTGGTTATTTCGCAATTGGTGACGTAACTCCGGGTCCAGCATTAGCTCACGTAGCTTCTGCAGAAGGAATCATTTGTGTAGAACAATTAGCTGGACACCATCCTCTTCCTTTAGACTACGGTAATATTCCTGGCTGTACGTACTGTTCTCCAGAAATTGCTTCTGTAGGTTATACCGAAGAGCAAGCGAAAGAAGCAGGTTACGAAATCAAAGTTGGTAAATTCCCATTCACAGCTTCTGGAAAAGCTAAAGCTGGTGGAGTTCCTGAAGGTTTTGTAAAAGTTATCTTTGACGCCAAATATGGCGAATGGTTAGGCTGTCACATGATTGGCTCTAACGTAACGGAGATGATCGCTGAGGCCGTAGTTGCTAGAAAACTAGAAACTACCGGTATGGACATTGTGAAGTCTGTTCACCCTCACCCTACTATGTCTGAAGCCATCATGGAAGCTGCCGCAGCTGCATATGGCGAAGTAATTCACTTATAA
- a CDS encoding DEAD/DEAH box helicase: protein MPVSFSDFALNKQLLTAIEELGYKEPTPIQEQAIPTLLYGHDVLGIAQTGTGKTAAYLLPILMKIKYAQGNNIRCVILAPTRELAIQINDAIADFGKYTDLRHTAVYGGLGPKTQIEAIQAGLDIIVATPGRFMDLYLRGIIVTKDIKYMVLDEADKMMDMGFMPQIRKILEVIPRKRKNLLFSATFPEKIEKFSQEFLEAPVRIEVTPQATAAKTIDQRVYAAPNFQTKLNLLGHLFKDQDDIKRALVFCRTKTVADLVFKFLDRKIVGRENVRVIHANKGQNTRINSINAFKGGELRVLVATDVAARGIDVQAVSHVINFDVPVIYEDYVHRIGRTGRANLDGVAITFMTPNEEYHLERIEEIIRAKIPVLNIPSDIDIVETPFEEQQIILREIDEQKKKKDPTFQGAFHEKKKKNLPRETKKKRPFKKRRH, encoded by the coding sequence ATGCCAGTCTCATTCTCAGATTTCGCCCTTAATAAACAATTGCTTACGGCCATTGAAGAACTGGGGTATAAAGAGCCCACCCCTATTCAAGAGCAGGCTATACCTACTCTTTTATACGGCCATGATGTACTAGGCATAGCCCAAACAGGCACGGGAAAAACGGCCGCCTATTTGTTGCCTATCTTAATGAAAATTAAGTATGCCCAGGGAAACAATATTAGGTGCGTAATACTTGCTCCTACCAGAGAGCTCGCCATCCAAATTAATGACGCTATTGCCGATTTTGGTAAATATACAGACCTAAGACACACAGCTGTTTATGGTGGATTAGGGCCGAAAACTCAGATAGAAGCTATTCAGGCTGGTTTAGATATCATTGTTGCCACACCTGGTAGGTTTATGGATTTGTACCTTCGAGGAATAATCGTTACTAAAGACATCAAATACATGGTGTTAGACGAAGCCGACAAGATGATGGACATGGGTTTTATGCCACAAATCAGGAAAATTCTTGAAGTGATTCCAAGAAAACGTAAAAACCTTCTTTTCTCTGCCACATTCCCAGAAAAAATAGAGAAGTTTTCTCAAGAGTTTTTAGAGGCTCCCGTGAGAATAGAAGTTACTCCTCAGGCTACCGCCGCAAAAACCATAGACCAGCGAGTTTATGCCGCTCCAAACTTTCAAACGAAACTTAACCTTCTTGGCCATCTTTTTAAAGACCAAGATGACATAAAAAGAGCCTTAGTTTTTTGTAGAACAAAAACTGTTGCCGATCTAGTCTTCAAATTTTTAGACAGAAAAATAGTTGGCCGCGAAAACGTAAGAGTTATTCATGCGAACAAAGGTCAAAACACAAGAATTAACTCTATCAATGCTTTTAAAGGTGGAGAACTAAGAGTGCTCGTAGCTACCGATGTAGCCGCAAGAGGAATTGATGTTCAAGCTGTAAGTCATGTAATAAACTTTGATGTGCCAGTTATTTATGAAGATTATGTGCATCGAATAGGGCGTACCGGTAGAGCAAACCTAGATGGCGTTGCCATCACCTTCATGACCCCTAATGAGGAATATCATTTAGAAAGAATTGAAGAAATTATTAGAGCAAAAATTCCTGTTTTAAATATTCCTTCCGATATTGATATTGTAGAAACACCTTTTGAGGAGCAGCAAATCATTCTTCGTGAAATAGATGAGCAAAAAAAGAAGAAAGACCCTACTTTTCAAGGAGCCTTTCATGAAAAGAAGAAAAAGAATTTGCCAAGAGAAACAAAGAAGAAACGCCCCTTTAAAAAAAGGAGACATTAA
- a CDS encoding tetratricopeptide repeat protein: protein MKGSLTIGIIISSSLTILGQHVILKSDATGSGGVSMPISNNQETVKEKSNKEFEPQMFKSLNESIIEREHEVVLVGKMAPEGVNINELSLWGGFQKNLQQLEEDKTFLKDCDRNFENREVASRFFSDMGWQYLSEGSKEMATYRYNLANLLNPENIEVFWGLGVIEYQKGEHQEAIKLMSLGLESDEENAPLLTDLATVYISCFSENAHNVDLPKAFQMLNKAIELEPNYVNAYMQISHAYLLDQDMTKAWDNFHKGYEISPTNINFDLLSLLVATAPDPLGFFK from the coding sequence ATGAAAGGAAGTTTAACCATTGGAATAATTATCTCAAGTAGTCTGACCATTCTGGGTCAGCATGTTATCTTAAAATCTGACGCTACGGGTTCTGGAGGGGTTAGCATGCCTATTTCTAATAATCAAGAAACGGTAAAGGAGAAATCTAATAAGGAGTTTGAACCACAGATGTTTAAAAGCCTTAATGAAAGCATCATTGAGCGTGAGCACGAGGTAGTACTTGTAGGAAAAATGGCTCCAGAGGGCGTTAATATTAATGAACTATCACTTTGGGGAGGCTTTCAAAAAAACTTACAACAACTTGAAGAAGATAAGACTTTTTTAAAAGACTGTGACCGCAATTTTGAAAACAGAGAAGTTGCAAGTCGCTTTTTTTCAGACATGGGATGGCAATACCTTTCTGAAGGAAGTAAAGAAATGGCCACTTACAGATACAATTTGGCTAACCTTCTAAACCCTGAAAATATAGAAGTATTTTGGGGGCTAGGAGTAATTGAATATCAAAAAGGTGAACACCAAGAAGCTATTAAATTGATGTCTCTAGGTTTAGAATCTGACGAAGAAAATGCCCCACTTTTAACAGATTTAGCCACGGTTTACATTAGCTGTTTTTCAGAAAATGCTCATAATGTAGACCTACCAAAAGCATTCCAAATGCTTAATAAAGCCATTGAACTAGAGCCTAATTATGTGAATGCTTACATGCAAATTTCTCATGCATATCTTTTAGACCAAGATATGACAAAGGCCTGGGACAACTTCCATAAAGGTTATGAAATAAGCCCTACAAATATCAATTTTGACCTTCTTTCACTGCTTGTGGCAACCGCACCGGACCCACTTGGCTTTTTTAAGTAA
- the nudK gene encoding GDP-mannose pyrophosphatase NudK — translation MATVKIIENKLLSDNWYTLRKLTFDYTTDKGEVQRQSRECYDRGNGAVILLYNKEKGTVILTRQFRMPTYLNGNGNGMLIEACAGLLDNQSPEECIKRETEEETGFRLTKVEKVFESYMSPGSVTEILYFFMAEYEPKMKVSEGGGHEDEQENIEVLELSFHKAMEMIKSGEIKDGKTIMLLQHLALNENYIVLNSEMSSIT, via the coding sequence ATGGCTACGGTAAAAATTATTGAAAATAAACTTTTGTCAGATAATTGGTATACTCTTAGGAAACTGACCTTTGATTATACTACTGATAAAGGCGAAGTACAACGACAGTCAAGAGAGTGTTACGACAGAGGTAATGGTGCGGTGATTCTACTTTATAATAAAGAAAAGGGTACGGTAATTTTGACACGTCAATTTAGGATGCCCACTTACCTTAATGGAAATGGAAACGGCATGCTTATAGAGGCCTGTGCTGGCCTTTTAGATAATCAAAGCCCAGAGGAGTGTATCAAAAGAGAAACGGAAGAAGAGACAGGTTTTAGACTAACTAAGGTAGAAAAAGTCTTTGAGTCCTATATGTCGCCTGGTTCGGTTACTGAAATACTATACTTCTTTATGGCCGAATATGAGCCAAAAATGAAAGTTAGCGAAGGCGGAGGTCATGAAGACGAGCAAGAGAATATTGAGGTACTAGAGCTATCTTTTCATAAGGCTATGGAAATGATAAAATCTGGTGAAATAAAAGATGGCAAAACCATCATGCTTTTACAGCATTTAGCTTTAAATGAAAATTATATAGTCCTGAATTCAGAAATGAGTTCAATTACTTAA
- a CDS encoding DeoR/GlpR family DNA-binding transcription regulator has protein sequence MGFERRKKEILSLLAEKEFITASDLVQRLGVSDITIRRDLSQLESLGLLKRTHGGATRVDENPMVSFDLKSSQNEAEKRKIGEAAAKHIQDGDVIFIDCGSTTLHICLHIRKLNIKVITNSLPVVSALQNSKVKVNLIGGELANKRQAVHGKMAVNHIHQYHADIAFIGADAIDLEGNLWANSETEAEISSAMIAASNKVYVCADSSKRGRKGYLKFSDSTAIEQIVS, from the coding sequence ATGGGATTTGAACGAAGAAAAAAGGAAATTTTAAGCCTGTTGGCCGAAAAAGAGTTTATCACGGCTTCCGATTTAGTGCAACGGCTTGGAGTGTCGGACATTACTATACGCAGGGACTTATCCCAACTAGAATCTCTTGGCTTACTAAAGCGAACCCATGGTGGAGCTACCAGAGTTGATGAAAATCCTATGGTCAGCTTTGACCTAAAGTCTTCACAAAATGAGGCTGAGAAAAGGAAAATTGGCGAAGCCGCAGCCAAACATATTCAAGATGGCGATGTCATATTTATTGATTGTGGTAGTACTACTTTACATATTTGCTTACATATCAGAAAGCTAAATATTAAAGTAATTACCAACTCGCTGCCTGTGGTAAGTGCTTTGCAAAACTCTAAAGTTAAAGTAAACCTCATAGGTGGCGAACTTGCCAACAAACGCCAGGCTGTGCATGGTAAAATGGCGGTAAACCACATACATCAATATCATGCCGATATAGCTTTTATAGGGGCGGATGCCATTGACCTAGAAGGAAATTTATGGGCCAACTCTGAAACCGAAGCCGAAATCAGTAGTGCCATGATAGCTGCTTCAAACAAGGTTTATGTTTGTGCAGATTCTTCTAAAAGAGGAAGAAAAGGATACTTGAAGTTTTCGGATAGCACTGCCATTGAGCAAATTGTCTCCTAA
- a CDS encoding response regulator, with product MIKIGIVDDHQLFSSGLAAMFSNTEKIEVVGTYGDGEDFLTFLESGGEVDVVLLDISMPKIGGLEVLEILRKTKPNIKAIMLSMHNDGNYIVQSVRNGALGYLLKNADQEELTSAIITVYEGKKYFNRETTELLLNNMAVEGEVVKKLSPREREILELIAEGFTTKEIAEKLFISTRTVETHRVNMLKKLNVKNSAELIKKASELKLI from the coding sequence ATGATAAAAATTGGCATAGTAGACGACCATCAGTTATTCAGTAGCGGCCTAGCGGCTATGTTTTCTAACACAGAAAAAATAGAAGTTGTAGGTACTTACGGCGACGGAGAAGATTTCTTAACATTTTTGGAAAGCGGAGGAGAAGTGGACGTAGTGCTTTTGGATATTTCTATGCCGAAAATAGGAGGATTAGAAGTTCTTGAAATTCTCCGAAAAACGAAACCGAATATTAAAGCCATCATGCTTTCTATGCATAACGACGGCAATTATATTGTCCAAAGTGTGAGAAACGGGGCATTGGGGTATTTGCTAAAAAATGCAGACCAAGAAGAGCTTACCAGTGCAATTATAACTGTTTACGAAGGCAAAAAGTATTTCAATAGAGAGACTACAGAGCTCTTATTGAACAATATGGCTGTAGAGGGAGAAGTGGTTAAAAAACTATCTCCCAGAGAACGAGAAATATTAGAATTAATAGCCGAAGGATTTACCACCAAAGAAATAGCAGAAAAGCTATTTATCAGCACACGAACAGTGGAGACTCACAGGGTAAATATGCTGAAAAAACTTAATGTCAAAAACTCGGCTGAACTTATCAAAAAAGCCTCTGAGCTCAAACTAATATAG